Within Oreochromis aureus strain Israel breed Guangdong linkage group 19, ZZ_aureus, whole genome shotgun sequence, the genomic segment ATGTTAGAAGAAGGACAAACGCATTACAGACATTTGGtgtaaaaacagtttttcatactttttttttgttttttttgtttatctcATTGTGACAATGTTAATGGAGTCTGAGCATGTCAATGCAAATAAAAGTTGATATTTGCTTTTATCTTAATTGGAGCCATTGTATTTCCTAAACATAGGCCTTTCTTAAGCTTTATTAACATGTAACCCATAACCTTAGAAGTATTAGAACGACATCCTTAAATTAGCATTTTGAATCATTTAAACcttcaaacatgtaaacattaGAGAACTACTACAAGCAGAAGTCAGATGAATATATAGTGGTCTAAATAAACTAAGACTTTGACAAagaattttctctcttttaataCGCACCTCAGGTGGAGCTCTCATTTGTACTTTCTTGTCAAAAACACAGTTATTTACAGTTATGTGTGTTTGGGCTGCAGATGGTTATCCTAAAAACGAGATCATGTATCAGTGGCAGAGACGAGCAGTAGAGGTGGCGGACCAGCGGTACTGGAGACTCTACCAGTTTGCCTTTGTGGGGTTGAGGAACACCTCTGATGTCGCACACACGCAATCAGGTTAGACACTGTAACCAAGTTCACTATCAtagtatctttttttaaatgagctttattTGACAAACAATGAGTATACAACATACGAACAGATGAAGTATacaaaagaacagaacatgaacacacaaaaccagggttaaaaaaaaataattatatgaaTACACGCAAAAATTCACATATATACattgttttgagagcctttttgttGGTTGAGTCTGATATTGATTGTATGTACAATTCCACATCCTtaagaaaatgacagaaatatggtgttttattaataaacttACTTTTATGGATAAAACATTTTGCTAAAAgtattaacaaatttattataattttttttttccatttttcttggggaacttaaagaaacagaataaaacattttcccatCGTAAAGAAAACTCTCTTAAAATATGGACAAAGACAAACCTGCTAAATTCTTTCCAGAATCTGTGTGTAGAAGAACAGTACCCATAAAGACGTGTCACAGTTTCTGGATGATCCCCACAGAAAGTGCAATTAGTATTTATGTCTCTTTGAAATTTTACCATGTAGTGACTGGCTGGATAACATTTATGAagaattttcaattcaatttcatcaGATATTCATGCGGATCATCCAGACTGTCTTCCACTTGATATCTGGAACATATCCGTTCCAGTAAGATATTATATATGGGAGAGACACGATATGTTCTTGGAATAAACTACGTGTTCTCTTATTGCTGTTACTAAGTTcctgtgaaaagcagatttttcccACTGCTGACTCAGCTGGATCAGGGAGAGTGACTGAGGTAGATATTaagctgtcagtgtttttatataacATTAAGTACCTGAGGGTCTGGCACCAAGCACCATTGAGAATTCCCGAACACTGACTGGAAAATTATATAGTGCAAGAAATTTGTTATAAGTCACTATCATAGTATCAATGTTGACTTTAATGTTATGCTACAAGAATTTAGCTGTCGTTGTTTTATGAAAGCAGAGAGTCAACGTTATCACATaaatttgtttttgcccttCATTTATTAAACTTTCAGGGGAATATGTCATCATGACAATCTTTTTTGACCTGAGTCGGAGAATGGGTTACTTCACCATCCAGACCTACATTCCCTGCAGCATGATTGTGGTTTTATCCTGGGTCTCCTTCTGGATTAACAAGGACGCCGTCCCAGCACGAACATCTCTAGGTTTGATCATTTAATTCAGGCACAGATAAAATCAGACTGTAAATGTCCCCTTCCTGTAAATTACTGTAATATCCTTTAAtctttgaaatatttaaatataataagGTGTAATCAGCTTCTGAATATTCTTACTATAAATTATACAGCACACGTTACAGTTTGTGATATCTGAAAGTTGAGGGTGAAGTATTCTCCCTGTGATGGTGTCACTGGTTTAAGGTGTGCAGGACTAGAAAAGGATGATTGCATACTCTCTGCTCAATAAATAGATTTATCCTTATTTTTCACAATCAGTCAGTCTTAAATTGAAAGTTGTTTAACTGGCCGTTGCATTTTCAGTGGAATAAGTGTTTCATCACTGCTCAAACCTCCCTGTCCAgcacatcctcatcattgacagtgtccactggcctgcaGGTCTAAATAGACCCGGCCATACGAGGTCGTGCTCTGTGTCGTGTCATAGCCAGAGGTTGTTCGGTTTCCTGAGTGTAGAAGTTACAGCATACACTCTATTCTCTGGGTCTTTTTGATATGATgtccttcttcttctgtgcTCGCTGTCTCtatggggatggtgttcgcccACCCAATGTGTATTTCAGTGGACGATGAGAGTCAAAACTTAAAAACTGATCTATATGCGTATAACAGGTGAAGAtggcaaaagtacagatatGCTGTACTTAAGtagtacttaagtagaagtacaaatactactgtaaaaaaatactccagtaaaagttgtacttttttgtatttttactggACTCTTTCACATTCTGCTGGTCTGAGCAGGGAGGCAAGGAGGCCGTTTATGTGAAAAGACTGATCAATGGCTCTTCTGTGAGTAGCactcatgaccactgatcaatggtcatggcaATTTGTATACTAAGGATCATGAAACTGACCTCATGGCCCATGTTAGTCACTGGTGCCAGTTTGGTAATTATgcagatttacatttttttaaggctgggaaaacctgcagtcagccgagactAAAGAAGTCATTGAATGCATGATGAAGACACTGAAATGCTGCTTCATgttgaacagaatcagctttcttCCAATTTCTTTCTGTCTTGTATGCTTCCACTCTTGCTATGCTAATTCTTTAGAAACTTCAGAAGCTTTGTGGTAAACTCAGTTAATATTATTTCACTTCCCGTGTCTCTTGCCAGCATCATATGTACCATGTGCTCGTGAGGAGGACCATTCACAGTGATATAGTAAAAGGACACACTAGTGCATAAACTGAACACTCAGCTATTACATGTAAAATAGGTGAATAACgtatatatgtttttgtcatgatcctgggtccgtgtgacccagcgttttgtgtttttctatttagtgtgattttggttctgttcttcttctgtttagtgtttactctgttcggcccgtgtgtgtccttgtatgtgtagttcctgttttattgtgacggtctgtgtcttatgtcagtgtgtcctgtttacgttccccacctcgtcagctgttatgtctcccaggtgtgttcctcctgtttcccatccccctgattactggtgtgtatttattgtgtgtgttcactcgtcctcgttgctggttcgtctgtgttgtttcccttcggtctccctgcgtctctccatgtgtttcctcggacctccctgcatcttcgtttctggtttgctttgttagttttcccagtttaggtttaccGGTTAGTGTCACCcgccatttctgtttatttgtatcACTGTTAATAAATTCTCACCTGCACTTGAGCTGCCGCTGCCTGGTCCTAATTAATTCccacacggcttgcacccgcaaaccgtgacagttttttatttttccttttctttgtcctGTCATAATTTAGATGACTAACGAAAAgtaatttattcaaataaataaatgtatttgttatattttgctTTTGACAAAGTTAGAAAACAATGTCCAAGTAAACGCTGTTGTTgccatacacattaaaaaaatattccttGTCTGTTCCTGTAACGTAGAAGTTTCCTTTATAGAAGTCTTATGAGGTGCTGCTGCTTATACTCCTGCAATTCTTCTATTCAAGTCAAGCTAAAAAACAAGTCCAACATTTAAACCACcttgtgtttatgtgtctaTGAATATTTGTAGGACTGATATTCTACCACTAAATTTGTCTCAATCCATTTAGGTATCACTACAGTGCTTACCATGACGACTCTCAGTACCATCTCCAGGAAGTCCCTGCCAAAGGTTTCCTACATCACCGCCATGGACCTTTTtgtctctgtctgcttcatcttcACCTTTGCTGCTCTTATGGAGTATGGCACTTTGCACTATTTCACCAGTAACAGACAGACAAAGAAGGCTAAAGCCAGCAACACACAGGTACCAGATTTTTATTTGATCCCTTTTTCATTAAAGCCACAGCATCGAGTACTAACACAGGaaaatgactgtgtgtgttcctCTACAGCAGAAAGCATCAAGCATGGTGAATATCCGACCCAGCCCGTCGCTGTTGCAGATGAATAACATTGTACCCTATCATGGGGAGGATGATTATGCTTATGAGTGTTTAGATGGAAAAGACTGTGccagcttcttttgctgctttgACGACTGCCGTTCAGGTGCCTGGCGTGAAAACAGGATGCACGTGCGAGTTTCCAAGATCGATTCTTATTCACGAATATTCTTTCCTACTGCTTTTGGCCTTTTCAATCTGGTTTATTGGATaggttatttatatttataaaactGGCACCTCAAAGGACAACCGGAGCGTATCATATACAAATATTTCACAGAGACTGAGCTACTTGTATATAGTTAGAAATAGGAGGTAGTCATTTTAACGGCTTACTGTTACCAGCCGTCCGATTCCAGCAAGATGCAAAAGTCAAAATAGGAAAAGAACCCTGAATTTCATTGAAACTATAGTTATGGACATTTGGAATGACACCAAATGTTTGCACAGGTTAAACTCGAGAGGACACGGAGGAGTTTTTGGCGTCACTTTTTAATATAGTTTGTTTATTCCTTGCTGCTGTGAAGGTGCATTGTAGCTGTAATATATAATGGCAAactatttgatttttttaactcttttagAAAAGCCAGTAGCTATTATTATATAACTAAACTGATTTTCATCAGGTCAGCAGCCAATATTTGAAATATCAGCAGTGTGTTTGAGAAATCTATGATCCTATTGGTCATTACAACACGACCACGGAGCGTGTCGCTAAATAGCTGAAAAACTGGAGCATTATGATCGGTGAGGTCAACTGGACCAGCTTCTGCTCAGAATCTAGAAAGGATAAAGTATCGGCCAAACGTTGAGTTGTCAAGAAGTGGTTGTTTTTACAGAGGCCAGATTTTATATTATAACATCATAAAGATGTTGCTCTGCTGAAGGCACAATTCTGAATTTAAAGGAAGATACAAACTAGACTTGCATTTCCTTTTATACATTTTTCCTGCATATAAAACACAGTGTGACTTTTGCCGCATGACAAACAGCAGTGCGTACTGAAATGTTTTCAGTAACATTGTCTTAGAGTTACAACATtttcaataaagttttaatGGCAGCTttcaacaatttaaaaaaatacaatacacTAGATTTTTACTTAAAGCTTgctttgtttcatatttttccTCAGAAATAACAGAGGCTCATAAACCTTTGAGCCTATTTTGCAGTGAGGTAGAAAAGTCTATTTACCATATATCACTGTTTAAGTCATGCCAGTGGAAATTTGGACCCCTGTTCTCAAAACTATGATCTTAATATTTTGGTCTTCTGTTGTTTTGTAATACTCAAATCAAAATTAGGGCTCCAGCTGAAATCATACTTGCTGGATATTGGACTGTACAGTAAGTTTCTCATATTGTAGTGCTGTCTGAATGTATAACATTGCTATCTGGACTACGGAGAGCAATTTCCCTTGAAAGTGTTATGAATGTGTGATATGATCCACAAGCCTGAACTAAGATTTACAAATCAGCAATTTCTGTGGAACTTCTGCAGACTCATAAATGCAGGCTCCAatccacatacagacacaaagcaATGTGACCGCACAGCTGAAGCTGAACATAATAAACTGTGGAAAAATAGTCAGTATTTATTCAGATTTGGATGAACGCATTTGTAAAATAGTTTTACGTGCTTCATATTTGTGTCTGGATTGGTGTACGCATTAGTGAGTCCACAAAAGTTACACACAAATCACTGCACACATTTGTAAGTCTGAGTTTATGCTTGTGGATCATATTGTACACATTCTTTACCATTTTAAGGCAGATTTCTCTTCATGATGCCCTCAAAGTATCGCACAATGTGCCATCGTGCTCAGCACCAACAGAAAAATGTCAGATGGAGAAGATGAAAGAGAAGGTGGTGCCTTAAAGAACTATTTTTGGATTCAATGTTGCTACTTAAAATAGCCACATCAAAAAAACAGGGACTCACATCCACAGAAATAACAGACTTGAAATCACTCTGCAGTTTGTTAATAAAATTTTTGGGGATAGCTACAGTGAAGAGTGACAGGAAAGGGAAGTCAGGTTCAAACccagaccagctgctctaagccaTGCGGAGTATGGTCACCTTACCGCAGCGCTGCAGTTTTAATTTGCGACAAATATTGTAAATCATGAAGCTCAAACTTTGTTTTTGAACGGGCTCAGTACTACGCAATTGTGATGATGTTAGCCAGTATTAAGATAAGTTCTATTATTGGATTTTATATAAACAATGACTGTGTATACTAATACATTTAGGATTGGGTAATTTCCTACTGCTTAACAAATGTGCAAACACAAAGTGCTGAAATGAACCTACAGCATTATGAAAAAATACTTACTAAGAATTACAGGTAAATGTTGAAGGATACAGCTTTCATTCCTAAAAATACCCATTCTTAATAAATGTACTAGTTATGGTTTAAGGAGCTCCAAaaactacaatgacctggatgactgagaaccttcacagatacACTAGTTATGCTAGCGCATACTATGTGTCTGCATAGAACTAGTAaagcattattttaaaaaagagattaAAACAAAGGTCAGCAttcattcagttcaattcaattttatttatgaagcgccaaatcacaacaacagtcactttaTATTGCAAGGCAGACCATTCTTATTCTTTAAAACATCAGAGAGAAAACATCAAACTTGGGGATAATATGAATAGATATAAATATGCTACACCAAACTTTCCCATAAGAAAACTACAGATAATAGTTTAGTACATTTTCagatacaccaaagaaacattAAATGACGCCATAGCATTTCCATATTGCCATAACACAGTTGTTCTGACATTGGTGACATGAAAATGATTTACTCACTTGGAGGTGTCAATAGACATCTCACTCTCAAACAAAAGTATTGAAAGAAGTGGTAATCTATGCAAACATTGACAGTGTAGTTATTGTTAAAGTGTGTTCATTTCTAGTTAACCGTCACTGATCGAACCAAATTATATAAAATTTGAATTACTGCAGTTATTAGTATTAACAAAACAGTAAATTAGATAACAGGTCATTAGTAATGATGTTTGAGCTCTTAAACCAAAAATCAAGCAGAAGTGTCTGATCTTCTGTAGCAGTCAAATATGTCATTTTTACTGATTCAggtcaaaataattaaaagctgAAACACATTCAGATGAAAGAATGCAGTGTAGAAGTTAATGCAGCCTTATAATCCTGTTACTGTACCAAAAGGAAATTACATATATATGGTTTACAAAACAGTGGCCTGACTCTCATCATGACAGTGCTTTTAAATACGACAGATTGCATTTCAATAAAGTGctgatgaaataaaataatattttgcttTTGATTACTAATCGTTCAttaaaaaatgtgcattttgtcaAAGCTGTGTCTTTAGTGTTAGCACTGATAGCTTGTCTATGGCGAGATAGGGTCTAGAAAATGTGATGGTCTTTCATTCACCACAGCTTCAACACACCCCTCTTGtaacttttaaaattatgattataATATGATTCcaatgctttttatttattaaaacaaatataacaaatgtTTATTGCTTACAAATGCCTGGAATGATTAACTAAATAGTTGCTCTAATGATTGAATAATATTTTCCACAGCATTGTTTTGTAAATtagctcattaaaaaaaaaagtgctgttttCATTCAGCCCAGAAACCTCAAAGCATGTTGTGTGATCATGAGCACAGTGAGAGGAAGACTGGTATAGAGCTATATGTTCATTCTACTCAAGCCATATTAACACATCTCTCACACATCTGTGATACAGTGCCATTCTCTGTAATTGTTGCTCATATTGTATTGTGGCTACTATCTCAATACACTGTGACAAAATAAATCAGTGCCTAAAAACGGTTCCAATGGTTTTACATGACTGGATGTTGAAGAGGGAAAACCTCCCTTATGTTTATCATGtgaaattttaaaacatttcatgATGCTAATCCTATGACACCGATGACACTGATTAATATAACTGTCAGTCAATATTAACCATGTTTTTTCAATCAGTATTTCATAGCCTGCCATTGAATTTGTGTATTTAATCCAGTCACACAATTACTTTTAGCCATGCTTCTTGTGATAGTTAGCAACTTGTTGTTTATGCAATTGAATATTTTGTTGATGATATTTCTTATATAaaattatttatctattttcttttaaacttgtcCTGTTCGGCAGTTTTAGCAAGCACACTCCTGGACTTTGTTGTGTCATACACATTTGCTTTGCCAAGAGGAGCACTATAGACTCCAGGTTCCTCTTGttaatcttattttattttgttattcacATTATTATCTCAGAGTCTTATTATGCCAAAGGTGACAGCTGGCGCGGGCCAAAACAAGAaggagaaataataaaaaagaaaaggtacagaaaaaactaaacaaaaccatCTATCATGAAGCATTTGTCCTGATACTTGATATTGAGGGTAACAACCTGCAACAACAACACCCAATTTTGAGACAAATTTTTGCCATCTTTGCACAGATACAAAAATGTAGTCTGCTTCTGTCCTGGGCTGGCCAAATTTGTGTTgatccagtcaaagtccagtcCATGGTAGACTGGACGGTTTCCACATCCAGAAAAGTGTTACAGCACATTTTAGCCTTTTATTGCTGGTTTACCAGGATCTATACAAAAATCTTTGCTCCGTTAACCTGACTTCAGCCCAGGAAGCCTTCATCCACCTTAAGCATTGGTTTCCGTCTTTACCTGTTCTGGCTCAACTGGGTCATTCTCTGCAGTTCACTGTGGAGGTCGATGCTTCAGATTCTGGGGCAGATGCAGTGTTATCCCAGAGAGTGATTGATAAAATGCACCCCTGTGCTTTCTTTTCTCATCGCCTGTTTCCCACAGAACACAATTATAATGTGGGGGACCAAGAACTGCCGGTGATGAAGCTGGCACTGGAACAATGGAGGGACTGGCTTGAGGGAGGTGAACATCTCTGTGACGTTTGGACTGATCACCTGGCATATGGCCAAACAGCAGTATGACTAAACACATGTCAAGCCATCATGATCCTTTTCCACCCAGGCTTCCGGAATACTAAGCCAGATGCTCTCTCCCGCCAGTTCACAATCTTGGAACCCCACCCACCGAATGGAGAGTGAACTGATCCACCCAGCCCGGTGCATCATTGGATCCCTCACCTGGGAGATCGAGTCTCTGGTTGGCACAGCAAAGCAAAAAGAGCAGGAGGGCCTCCTAATCATGCGTTTGTTCTTTCAGATTTTGCCTGCCGATTCCATTTGTCCAGTTGCCTTCCCTTAGAGGTGGCTTGTCAAGGTGTCTCCACTTCCTTGTTGGTTGCTGACCTGTAAGAGATCAGCTGATTAGCTCACCTGTTGCTCATCAGGTTATTATCCTGGCCTCTTAAGACTGAAGCAAACAGTCAGTCATCATCAGATCATTTTGTCAGGCCTCAGTCATTTAAGGCTTGCTTGATTTCTGCCAGTCTAGTACTGGAATTAATCTGTTTCTGTGTATACCTCTCAGCATTTTCTGATCCCTGTAAGCTTTTGTGACTGATTGCATGTGTCTTTGGACAACCTGTAAAATCTTTGTCATCTCTCTGATGACGCCACGGCATCACAGACAATGATTTTCTTTGTTCACTTAgtctaatccaaaatgctgcagcaagggtactgacagggactagaaagagagagcagatttctcctgttttggcttcccttcattggcttcctgttaaatccagaattgaattcaaaatcctgctcctcacatacaaggtcttaaataatcaggccccatcttatcttaatgaccttgtagtaccatatcaccctattagagcacttcgctctcgctctgcaggcttacttgttgttcctagagtatttaaaagtagaatgggaggcagagccttcagttttcaggcccctcttctgtggaaccaacttccagtttggattcgggagacagacactatctctactttcaagattaggcttaaaactttcctttttgctaaagcatatagttagggctggaccaggtgaccctgaatcctcccttagttatgctgcaatagacgtgagctgccgggattcccatgatgcattgagtttttcctttccagtcacctttctcactcactatgtgttaatagacctttctgcatcgaatcatatctgttattaatctctgtctctcttccacagcatgtctttcatcctgttttccttctttcaccccaaccggtcgcagcagatggccgcccctccctgagcctggttctgccggaggtttcttcctgttaaaagggagtttttccttcccactgtcgccaaagtgcttgctcatagggggtcatatgattgttgggtttttctctgtatttattattgtgctatctactgtacaatataaagcgccttgaggcgacttttgttgtgatttggcgctatataaataaaattgaattgaattgaattgaattataaaTAAACCGGTTAGGTCCATCATTCTGTTGGTTTCTTGACAAGTGCAGGTGGTTGAGACATCTGACTTGGGCGGTTCTTAGGTGAGGTGTTTTGGAAATATAAACCCTGGGAGAAGCTCAAGAAATGCTAGAGAGATTAGTCTCATGGTTcacataatctctccagcatctCTCAGTGTCTTACCAGAAGAAGTGGAGAAGATGACTTTGAGGAGGCATCTGGGCATCTCTGCTTAAAATGCTCATCCCGCAACCCTGAGCCAGCTTTGACAAGTCAGACAAAGCAACAGCATCAAACTGACCAGCAATGGCAGCAGTGTCTTGCTGGAAAAGCTTCTCAATCGCTTCTCAAAAGGACTGCCACATTAACGGCTCCAGTGAGAgaaatttaattcagttcaaataATGCCAAATCaactactgattggaaggttggttgttcgatccttggcttccccagcctgcatgccaaatatccttgggcaatatactaaccccaagttgtgTGAATGTTGGTTAgtttgcacttgagtttagaagtgcttgtatgagtgggtgtgaatgggtgaaggaggcatgttgtatacagcgctttgacTACTCCAGGAGAGAAGAAAAGctctatataagaatcagtccatttagaCCCCAGTATGTGAGGCTGCGGGACTGTGTGTCTGAGGTGGTAGTCTGTAGCACGGGGGCCCCACAAGGAATAGTACTCGCCCCTttcctcttcaccctgtacactGCAGACTTCAGTTACAATACAGACACTTGCCATCTCCAGAAGTTCTCGGACGACACCGCCATTGTGGGTCAGGTGTTGGAGGGAAACAAACTGGAATACAGGGGGGTCATCAATGACTTCGTCAGCTGGTGTGAAGAGAACCATCTTTGCATCAATGCCAGCAAGACGAAGGAGCTGGTGATTGACGCCACCTCCTATTACACCAGTGAACATCCAGGGTTTGGACATTGAAACAGTGgaggagtacaaatacctgggtgttcacctcaataacaaactggactggtccaTGAACACAAATGCACTTTACAAAAAGGGTCTAAGTCGTCTCCACCTGCTACAGCGGCTGAGATCCTTCAGGGTGAACAGGACACTCCTAAGGACATTTTACGACACTGTggtgtatctcattgtacaaccgtatagtgacaataaaggcattctattctattctggtGGCGTCTGCTATCTTTtatgctgtggtctgctggagTGGCGGAATGGCAGAAAGGGGCAGGGGGAAACTCAACTAACTGGTCAGGAGGACCAGCTCTGTCCTGGACTGTCCGCTGAAGTCCATCGAGCAGACTGGGGAGGAGAGGATGTTGTCTAAGCTAACATCCATCATggacaacacctcccaccccctgcatgagactgtacgagcactgagcagctcgttCAGCAGTAGACTCTTACACCCACAGTGTAGGAAGGAGCGCTGCCACAGGTCATTcttaccagcagctgtcagagTCACAGTTTAACATGGTCATCCTACTCATCAGCTTGTTTGTTCACTGTACATTTTATGTGTATATAGGACCACCTTGTGTcttcattttatatttcccTTGTTATAAGAGCTGTATAATATCCAAATTTCTCATCCgtgggataataaaggtttattctattctgttctactACCAGTCAGAAGTTTGGACACACCACCTCATTTAATgggttttctgtattttcatgattatttacactgaaggcatcaaactATGAATGAACCCATGTGGAATTATgcagtaaacaaaaaagtgtgaaataactcaaaacatgctTCATATTTTAGATacttttgctttgattactgctttgcacactcttggcattctcttgGTGAGCTTCATGAtttcgtcacctgaaatggtttccaatggtcttgaaggagttcccagagatgctgaggaCTTGTTGGCCCCCCTCTTACTTGTGGTTGCTAGCATATTTAAAAGTTGTATGGGAACCAGTTGGATTAGGGCAACACTGGCAACACCTTGGCCAAGTGTTTTTGACCCACTGACACCATTTTTTGGGTCATTTGCTGGTTTGCTCTTTAAACAAATTATGTAAATCAACAAAGGCAGCTACAGATATAAGTCTGGGCTCCTCTTCTTTCAGTGCTCTCCCAAAGGCAATAAATTCCTCTCCCATTGGTTGACACCACTGGCTATAAgggacagagcagcagtgtatcatatcatatcgtttcattttatttatgtgttt encodes:
- the gabrg1 gene encoding gamma-aminobutyric acid receptor subunit gamma-1 isoform X2 — encoded protein: MYHWLLYVFLGVCSAIGPSKQDEEDYEDVPINKTWVLSPKVYESDVTLILNKLLQGYDNKLRPDIGVRPTVIETAVYVNSIGPVDPINMEYTIDIFFAQTWYDSRLKFNSSMKLLMLNSNMVGKIWIPDTFFRNSRKSNAHWITTPNRLLRLWSNGRVMYTLRLTINAECYLKLHNFPMDEHSCPLEFSSYGYPKNEIMYQWQRRAVEVADQRYWRLYQFAFVGLRNTSDVAHTQSGEYVIMTIFFDLSRRMGYFTIQTYIPCSMIVVLSWVSFWINKDAVPARTSLGITTVLTMTTLSTISRKSLPKVSYITAMDLFVSVCFIFTFAALMEYGTLHYFTSNRQTKKAKASNTQKASSMVNIRPSPSLLQMNNIVPYHGEDDYAYECLDGKDCASFFCCFDDCRSGAWRENRMHVRVSKIDSYSRIFFPTAFGLFNLVYWIGYLYL
- the gabrg1 gene encoding gamma-aminobutyric acid receptor subunit gamma-1 isoform X1, with the protein product MYHWLLYVFLGVCSAIGPSKQDEEDYEDVPINKTWVLSPKVYESDVTLILNKLLQGYDNKLRPDIGVRPTVIETAVYVNSIGPVDPINMEYTIDIFFAQTWYDSRLKFNSSMKLLMLNSNMVGKIWIPDTFFRNSRKSNAHWITTPNRLLRLWSNGRVMYTLRLTINAECYLKLHNFPMDEHSCPLEFSSYGYPKNEIMYQWQRRAVEVADQRYWRLYQFAFVGLRNTSDVAHTQSGEYVIMTIFFDLSRRMGYFTIQTYIPCSMIVVLSWVSFWINKDAVPARTSLGITTVLTMTTLSTISRKSLPKVSYITAMDLFVSVCFIFTFAALMEYGTLHYFTSNRQTKKAKASNTQQKASSMVNIRPSPSLLQMNNIVPYHGEDDYAYECLDGKDCASFFCCFDDCRSGAWRENRMHVRVSKIDSYSRIFFPTAFGLFNLVYWIGYLYL